TATCCCGGTCCGATTGCGGGAACCGTATTGGGTCGGCACCCTTCCTTCCGCCCACGATCGGATTGCGTGGCAGTCCGGCCAAACCCTTTCTCAAACTGCTTCCCCGTGGTTGTGGCTGCTGGGAACAGAGAATCGAAATCACGCTTGGAGATGTCATGAAACAACGCCTCGCTGGGATCGTTGTGAGCCTCGCGGTCGTCGGTACGGTCGCAGTCGGCTGCGCGCCTTCTGCCGTCGCGCCGGACCCGCCGCTTGCGGACCAGTTCGGACACGTGCACGGGCTGGCCGGAGGCCCGGCCAGCGGGCAGTGGTTCGTCGCAACCCACAACGGCCTATACCTCGTCGACGAGGATGGCGAAACGACCGGACCGATCGGCGATCACGCTTTCGATGTGATGGGCTTCACCCCGTCGGGACAGACGCTCTTCGCGTCGGGGCACCCGGGCCCCGACACGCCTTCGGAGTGGGGCTCACCCAATCTGGGCATCATTCGCAGTGACGACCGGGGCGAGAGCTGGGAACCGGTCGCGTTATCTGGAATCGAGGACTTCCACGTACTCACTGCCGGGCCGGACAACGTCCTGTATGGCATCGGGTCCAGTTCGCCGGTCCTCCTCACAGGCACCGATGGCGGGACGACATGGACTGAAGGTATCAACCTGCCTGCAGCAGATCTGGCTGTCGGTCACGACGGGCGGTTGTACGCGGCCACCGAAGCCGGCCTGCAAGTCAGCGCGAACGCCGGCGCGACCTTCACCGTTGTCGACGGTGCGCCGCTCCTGTACCTCCTTGAAGCACTCCCCGAAGGCGGGCTGGTCGGTGTGGACACCGCGGGGACGCTGTGGCGCATGTCACCCGAAGCACGGTGGGAGAAAGTCGTCACGGCCGAGGGAATGGTGCAAGCCCTCGGAGCCGATCAGGACGGCACGATCCTGATCGTCGACGATCGCGGCATCGTCCGCATCGACGGCACCCAAACCAGTGTCGTACGACCTATCCGATAACCGGAGGAACACCGATGACTACGAATCCGACCGCCTGGCGACACGCAGGTAGCGAGCCCTCGCCCTCCACTCTTGAAGACATCCACGCGTGGTGGCGGGCAGCGAACTACCTGAGCGTGGGTCAGATCTACCTCCTGGACAACCCGTTGCTGCGGCGTCCACTTGCACCGGGGGACATCAAACCGCGTTTGCTCGGCCATTGGGGCACCACGCCGGGGCTCAACTTCCTCTACGCACACCTGAACAGGACCATCCTGGAGCGTGATCTGAACGCGCTGTACATCACCGGCCCCGGTCACGGTGGTCCCGGCATGGTCGCCAACGCTTACCTGGACGGCACCTACTCCGAGATTTATCCCGACATCGACCGTACTGAGGCGGGATTGAGCGCCCTTTTCCGGCAGTTCTCGTTTCCCGGCGGCATCCCCTCTCACGCGTCACCCGAAACACCCGGGTCGATCAACGAAGGCGGCGAGCTGGGCTACTCGTTGGTGCACGCCTACGGCGCCGCATTCGACAACCCCGACCTGCTTGTGGCGTGCGTGATCGGCGACGGTGAAGCCGAAACCGGACCGCTGGCCGCGGCGTGGCACGGGAACAAGTTCCTCAATCCCAGTCAGGACGGGGTGGTGCTGCCCATCCTGCATCTGAACGGGTACAAGATCGCCAACCCGACCGTGCTCGCGCGGATACCCGACGAAGAGCTGATCGCGTTGCTGCGCGGGTACGGGCACGAACCGTTCCTGGTCACGGTCGGGTTCGACGGCGAAGATCCGCTCGAGTCGCACGCCCGGTTTGCAGGGGTACTGGATGACGCGCTGGACAGGATCGCCGACATCAAGGCGTCGGCCGCGACCGGCGAGCTTGTCGAGCGTCCGGCGTGGCCGGCGATCGTGCTCAGAAGCCCGAAAGGGTGGACCGGCCCCGCCGTGGTCGACGGACTCCCGGTGGAGGGGACCTGGCGGTCGCATCAGGTTCCGCTTGCCGGGGTGCGCGACAACCCCGAGCACCTGCGCCTCCTCGAAGACTGGTTGCGCTCCTACCGGCCAGACGACTTGTTCGATGACGGTGGGGCACCGCTTGAAGTCACGACCGCGCTGGCCCCAGTAGGGCAGCGGCGGATGAGTGCGAACCCGGTCGCCAATGGTGGGCAGTTGCGTAAACCACTGCGGTTGGGGGAGTTCCGCGAGCATGCGCATCCAGTCGTTGCCGCGCAGCGCGGCGCCACGAACGCGGAAGCAACCCGCACCCTCGGGGACTGGTTGGCGGAGGTGATCCGCCGCAATCCGGACAACTTCCGCATCTTCGGTCCCGACGAAACAGCCTCCAACCGGCTGGCGCCCCCCGTGTACGAAGCGACCGACAAACAGTGGAATGCCGAGGTGGAGGTCGGTGACGAGCACCTGGCGTCCACCGGCAGGGTGATCGAGATCCTCAGCGAACACCTATGCCAAGGCTGGCTGGAAGGGTATGTCCTCACCGGCAGGCACGGTCTGTTCAACAGCTACGAGGCGTTCACCCACATCGTCGACTCCATGTTCAACCAACACGCCAAGTGGCTGGAAGCGTCGCTGCACATCCCCTGGCGCGCCCCCGTCCCCAGCTTCAACTACCTGCTATCCAGCCACGTCTGGCGGCAGGACCACAACGGGTTCAGCCACCAGGATCCCGGATTCATCGACGTGGCGCTGAACAAGAGCCCCGATGTTGTCCGCGTCTACCTCCCCTTCGATGCGAATACGCTCTTAGCCACGTACGACCACTGTCTGCGGTCGGTGGGACATATCAACGTCGTGGTCAGCGGCAAGCAGCCCGCGCCGCAATGGCTCACCATCGACGAGGCCATCGAGCACTGCGCGCGGGGGTTGGGTATCCTCCCGTGGGCCGGAACCGGGGATCCGGGAACCGAACCGGACGTGGTACTCGCCGCCGCCGGGGACGTCCCCACGTTGGAAGTACTCGCCGCGGCATCCCTTCTGCGCGAGCACGTTCCGGACCTCGCCGTGCGAGTCGTCAACGTGGTGGACCTTGGCCGGCTGCAATCCGAAGACCAACACCCGCACGGTCTTCCCGATCGCGAGTTCGACGCCATCTTCACCCCCGACAAACCGGTCATCTTCGCCTACCACGGCTACCCCTGGGCGATCCACCGACTGACATACAAGCGGGCGGGGCACCAGAACCTGCACGTGCACGGATTCATGGAGAAGGGCACCACCACCACCCCGTTCGACATGGTCATGCTCAACGACCTGGACCGGTACCGGCTCGCGATCGATGTCATCGACCGGGTCCCCGGCCTGGCAACCCGTCACTCCACGCTTCGCCAGGAACTGCAGGACGCGCGCCTGCGCGCGCGGGACTACACACGCCGGCACGGGATCGACATCCCCGACGTCGCCGACTGGCGATGGCTCGCCCCCGACACCACCCCCGCCCCGTAGCGGGCCAGCGACAGCACAAGGACCATCATGAGCGAGAACACGCAGACCGCCGTCCTCGAGGTGGGCGGAATGATCCGAGCGTCGTCCAAGAACGTGCCCGAGGCGCACCTGTCTCGTCAGCCAGGAGTGATCTCCGTCGAGGCGAACCCGGTCTCGCAAACCGCGAACGTCACCTACGACCCGGCGGTCACCTCCGTTCCGCGATTGCGACAGGAGGTGCTCGACTGCGGATACCACTGCGCCGGGCGGTCGGTACCCGACCACATCTGCGACCCGCTTCACGACCCCACCGGTCACGATCAACAGGTGACTGATCGGGAGTACACCGAACACGCCGAGCACGCCACGCACGATGGCGGACACGAGGGCCGCACCGCGCCAACCACGCCTACACCGCAGGATGTGATGGGGCATGGCGGTCATCGAGCGGACGCGTCGATGGAGTCGATGATCCGGGACATGCGCAACCGGTTCATTGTCGCCGCGGTGCTGTCAGTGGCGATCGTGCTGTGGTCTCCCATCGGACGGGATGTGTTCGGCTTCACCGTGCCAGCCCCGTTCGGGTTGCGCGATGACGTGTTCTCGCTGATCCTGTCGCTGCCAGTGGTCTTCTACTCCGCGTGGGTATTCTTCGACGGCGCCTGGCGGGCGTTGCGGGCACGGACTTTGGACATGATGGTGCTGGTCGCTGTCGGGGTGGGTGCCGGGTGGCTGTACAGCGTGGTCGTCACCATCACCGGGGGCGGGGAGGTGTTCTACGAGGCCGCTAGCATGCTGGCGACGTTTGTGCTCCTGGGGCATTGGGTGGAGATGCGTGCCCGGGGCGGAGCGAACGACGCGATCCGGACCCTGCTGGAGCTGGCTCCGCCGCGGGCGGTGGTGATCCGAGATGGTCGTGAGCTGGAGGTAGCCACCTTGGAGGTCCTCCCCGGCGACGTCATGCTGGTCCGTCCCGGTGGGAAGATCCCCACCGACGGTGTCGTCATCGATGGCGAGTCGGAGGTGGACGAGTCGATGGTCACCGGCGAAAGCATGCCGATCACCAAGACCACCGGCTCGGAGGTGATCGGGGCGACGGTGAACACGGATGGCACGTTGCGGGTGCGCGCCACCAAGGTTGGCGCCGATACCGCGCTGGCGCAGATCGTCCAGCTGGTGCAGGAGGCGCAGAATTCCAAAGCCCCCGGCCAGCGCCTCGCCGACCGGGCCGCGTTCTGGCTCGTCCTCGTTGCGCTCATCGGCGGTACGGCCACCTTCCTGGTGTGGCTGCTCGTCGGTGCAACGGTGCCGACCGCGCTGCTGTTTGCCATCACGGTGGTGGTGATCACTTGCCCCGACGCGCTGGGCCTGGCCACCCCCACCGCGATCATGGTCGGCACCGGGCTGGGTGCGAAACGGGGTGTGCTGTTCAAGAACGCCACCGGGATCGAAACCGCCGCACGGATCGACACCGTCGTCTTCGACAAGACCGGCACCCTCACGCAGGGTGAACCAGAAGTCACCGATTACATACCCATCGGCACTGACGACATCGAGCTGCTATCGCTGGCGGCCGCCGCCGAACGTGAATCGGAGCATCCGCTGGCCCGCGCCATCGTCGCATACGCGGATGCCCGCGACATCCCTCATCGCACGGCGACGGCATTTCGCAACATCACCGGCCAGGGGGCGGTCGCCACTGTCGACGGGCACCGGATCGTGCTGGGCAACACCCGCCTGATGGCCCAGGAAGGCATCGACATCGGACCGCTCCAAGCGACCCAGCAGGAACTGGCATCATCGGGGCGCACCGCGATCCTGGTCGCCGTCGACGGGTCGATCGCCGCGGTCATCGCGTTAGCCGACGCCCCCCGCGTCACCGCGAAAGCGGCCATCGACGCGTTGCACGAGAACGGCGTCGAAGTGGCGATGCT
This DNA window, taken from Microbacterium invictum, encodes the following:
- a CDS encoding F510_1955 family glycosylhydrolase, which translates into the protein MKQRLAGIVVSLAVVGTVAVGCAPSAVAPDPPLADQFGHVHGLAGGPASGQWFVATHNGLYLVDEDGETTGPIGDHAFDVMGFTPSGQTLFASGHPGPDTPSEWGSPNLGIIRSDDRGESWEPVALSGIEDFHVLTAGPDNVLYGIGSSSPVLLTGTDGGTTWTEGINLPAADLAVGHDGRLYAATEAGLQVSANAGATFTVVDGAPLLYLLEALPEGGLVGVDTAGTLWRMSPEARWEKVVTAEGMVQALGADQDGTILIVDDRGIVRIDGTQTSVVRPIR
- a CDS encoding heavy metal translocating P-type ATPase: MIRASSKNVPEAHLSRQPGVISVEANPVSQTANVTYDPAVTSVPRLRQEVLDCGYHCAGRSVPDHICDPLHDPTGHDQQVTDREYTEHAEHATHDGGHEGRTAPTTPTPQDVMGHGGHRADASMESMIRDMRNRFIVAAVLSVAIVLWSPIGRDVFGFTVPAPFGLRDDVFSLILSLPVVFYSAWVFFDGAWRALRARTLDMMVLVAVGVGAGWLYSVVVTITGGGEVFYEAASMLATFVLLGHWVEMRARGGANDAIRTLLELAPPRAVVIRDGRELEVATLEVLPGDVMLVRPGGKIPTDGVVIDGESEVDESMVTGESMPITKTTGSEVIGATVNTDGTLRVRATKVGADTALAQIVQLVQEAQNSKAPGQRLADRAAFWLVLVALIGGTATFLVWLLVGATVPTALLFAITVVVITCPDALGLATPTAIMVGTGLGAKRGVLFKNATGIETAARIDTVVFDKTGTLTQGEPEVTDYIPIGTDDIELLSLAAAAERESEHPLARAIVAYADARDIPHRTATAFRNITGQGAVATVDGHRIVLGNTRLMAQEGIDIGPLQATQQELASSGRTAILVAVDGSIAAVIALADAPRVTAKAAIDALHENGVEVAMLTGDNEPTARRIAALLGIDTVIADVLPEDKSARIAELQKAGKTVAMVGDGVNDAPALAQADLGVAIGAGTDVAIETADVVLMRSDPMDVAVALRIGKGTLRKMRQNLAWAIGYNAIALPIAAGVFYPAFGIMLTPAIAAISMSGSSVIVAVNALLLKRLLPAQTDIPQSHQAATNAELPGGESA
- a CDS encoding phosphoketolase family protein, with protein sequence MTTNPTAWRHAGSEPSPSTLEDIHAWWRAANYLSVGQIYLLDNPLLRRPLAPGDIKPRLLGHWGTTPGLNFLYAHLNRTILERDLNALYITGPGHGGPGMVANAYLDGTYSEIYPDIDRTEAGLSALFRQFSFPGGIPSHASPETPGSINEGGELGYSLVHAYGAAFDNPDLLVACVIGDGEAETGPLAAAWHGNKFLNPSQDGVVLPILHLNGYKIANPTVLARIPDEELIALLRGYGHEPFLVTVGFDGEDPLESHARFAGVLDDALDRIADIKASAATGELVERPAWPAIVLRSPKGWTGPAVVDGLPVEGTWRSHQVPLAGVRDNPEHLRLLEDWLRSYRPDDLFDDGGAPLEVTTALAPVGQRRMSANPVANGGQLRKPLRLGEFREHAHPVVAAQRGATNAEATRTLGDWLAEVIRRNPDNFRIFGPDETASNRLAPPVYEATDKQWNAEVEVGDEHLASTGRVIEILSEHLCQGWLEGYVLTGRHGLFNSYEAFTHIVDSMFNQHAKWLEASLHIPWRAPVPSFNYLLSSHVWRQDHNGFSHQDPGFIDVALNKSPDVVRVYLPFDANTLLATYDHCLRSVGHINVVVSGKQPAPQWLTIDEAIEHCARGLGILPWAGTGDPGTEPDVVLAAAGDVPTLEVLAAASLLREHVPDLAVRVVNVVDLGRLQSEDQHPHGLPDREFDAIFTPDKPVIFAYHGYPWAIHRLTYKRAGHQNLHVHGFMEKGTTTTPFDMVMLNDLDRYRLAIDVIDRVPGLATRHSTLRQELQDARLRARDYTRRHGIDIPDVADWRWLAPDTTPAP